The proteins below come from a single Candidatus Edwardsbacteria bacterium RifOxyA12_full_54_48 genomic window:
- a CDS encoding V-type ATP synthase subunit A, whose product MQGIIQKISGPAVIAKGMMGARMYDIVRVGKLGLVGEIIRLDGDTAFIQVYEDTSGLFVGEKVETTGQPLMVELGPGLLEAIFDGIQRPLDQIKKMEGDFIARGVEVPSLDREKKWHFQPAAKKGDQVSGGDLLGRVQENEWFVHNVMVPPKITGKIKDIVKEGDYTVTDDIATLDDGTKLQMMHAWPVREPRPFKKKMDPNEMFITGQRILDTLFPVAMGGTAAIPGPFGSGKTVVQQTLAKHSNAQVIIYVGCGERGNEMTEVLTEFPELKDPKTGRPLMERTVLIANTSNMPVAAREASIYTGITLAEYFRDMGFSVAMMADSTSRWAEALREISSRLEEMPGEEGYPTYLSSKLAAFYERAGRTVCLGSDGRIGSVTVVGAVSPPGGDFSEPVTQSTLRIVGTFWALDASLAQRRHFPAINWNRSYSLYAEMLTGWLKENVVGDYDLVRRRAMELLQKEAELQEVVQLVGPDALQDNERMIIEVGKMLREDFLQQHAFSEVDGHCSLDKGYWMLKGILALYDECQKAISHGKMHINDILNLQQLEQCARFKEVPQKEFKAHMDKFMAGLADTFAGK is encoded by the coding sequence ATGCAGGGAATCATCCAGAAGATATCCGGGCCGGCGGTCATTGCCAAGGGCATGATGGGCGCCCGGATGTACGACATAGTCAGGGTGGGCAAGCTGGGGCTGGTGGGCGAGATCATCCGGCTGGACGGCGATACCGCCTTCATCCAGGTCTACGAGGACACCTCCGGTCTGTTCGTGGGCGAAAAGGTGGAGACCACCGGCCAGCCGTTGATGGTGGAGCTGGGGCCGGGCCTGCTGGAGGCCATCTTCGACGGCATCCAGCGTCCCCTGGATCAGATCAAGAAAATGGAGGGCGACTTCATCGCCCGCGGGGTGGAGGTTCCCAGCCTGGACCGGGAGAAGAAATGGCATTTCCAGCCGGCCGCCAAGAAGGGAGACCAGGTCTCCGGCGGCGACCTGCTGGGCCGGGTGCAGGAGAACGAATGGTTCGTGCATAATGTGATGGTGCCGCCCAAGATCACGGGGAAGATAAAGGACATCGTCAAAGAGGGCGATTACACCGTGACCGACGATATCGCCACCCTGGATGACGGCACCAAGCTGCAGATGATGCATGCCTGGCCGGTGCGCGAGCCGCGGCCCTTCAAGAAGAAGATGGATCCCAACGAGATGTTCATCACCGGCCAGAGGATACTGGACACCCTGTTCCCGGTGGCCATGGGCGGGACCGCCGCCATCCCCGGGCCCTTCGGCTCCGGCAAGACGGTGGTGCAGCAGACCCTGGCCAAGCACTCCAACGCCCAGGTGATCATCTACGTGGGCTGCGGCGAGCGGGGCAACGAGATGACCGAGGTGCTGACCGAGTTCCCGGAATTGAAGGATCCCAAGACCGGTCGCCCCCTGATGGAGCGGACGGTGCTGATAGCCAACACCTCCAACATGCCGGTGGCGGCCCGGGAGGCCTCCATCTACACCGGCATCACCCTGGCCGAGTATTTTAGGGACATGGGCTTCTCGGTGGCCATGATGGCCGACTCCACCAGCCGCTGGGCCGAGGCCCTGCGCGAGATATCCTCCCGGCTGGAGGAGATGCCCGGCGAGGAGGGATATCCCACCTACCTGTCCTCCAAGCTGGCCGCCTTCTACGAAAGGGCCGGCCGGACGGTGTGCCTGGGCTCGGACGGCCGCATCGGGTCGGTGACCGTGGTGGGCGCGGTGTCGCCTCCGGGGGGCGATTTCTCCGAGCCGGTCACCCAGAGCACCCTGCGGATCGTGGGCACTTTTTGGGCCCTGGACGCTTCGCTGGCCCAGCGCCGGCATTTTCCGGCCATCAACTGGAACCGTTCCTATTCGCTGTACGCCGAGATGCTCACCGGCTGGCTGAAGGAGAATGTGGTGGGCGACTACGACCTAGTCCGCCGGCGGGCCATGGAACTGCTGCAGAAGGAGGCCGAGCTGCAGGAGGTGGTCCAGCTGGTGGGCCCGGACGCCCTGCAGGACAACGAGCGGATGATCATCGAGGTGGGCAAGATGCTGCGGGAGGATTTTCTGCAGCAGCATGCCTTCTCCGAGGTGGACGGCCACTGCTCGCTGGACAAGGGCTACTGGATGCTGAAAGGGATCCTGGCCCTGTACGACGAGTGCCAGAAGGCCATCTCCCACGGCAAGATGCATATCAACGACATCCTCAACCTCCAGCAGCTGGAGCAGTGCGCCCGGTTCAAAGAGGTTCCCCAGAAGGAATTCAAAGCCCATATGGATAAGTTCATGGCCGGCCTGGCCGATACCTTCGCCGGGAAATAA